A window from Fretibacterium sp. OH1220_COT-178 encodes these proteins:
- a CDS encoding class I SAM-dependent methyltransferase — protein MTGNGGKNEGRDFRGRGRAFKGIFGGENYRLLAGLFGIKERFYLKGIGGLRLGPGERALDLGCGPGGLSYALAKDAPADASIFGIDISDDQLACARSGAGGFACPVEFLKASMDELPFPDGHFDLVMTSMALHETPPAVRRGALSETARVLRPGGTFLLVDWSRPRFGLWGIVWYPLCRWGERNRDNWNNVYPRLCLERGLTLREDAYLNSIARRQVFVKESQGRMPRKDG, from the coding sequence ATGACGGGAAACGGCGGAAAGAACGAAGGACGGGATTTCCGTGGCAGGGGCAGGGCCTTCAAGGGAATCTTCGGTGGGGAGAACTATCGGTTGCTGGCCGGACTCTTCGGGATCAAGGAGCGATTCTATCTCAAGGGGATCGGGGGCCTGAGGCTGGGGCCGGGGGAGCGTGCGCTCGATCTGGGGTGCGGCCCCGGGGGGCTGAGCTACGCGCTGGCGAAGGACGCGCCTGCCGATGCCTCGATCTTCGGCATCGACATCTCGGACGATCAGCTGGCGTGCGCGCGTTCCGGAGCCGGCGGCTTCGCCTGCCCGGTGGAGTTTTTGAAGGCGTCCATGGACGAGCTTCCCTTCCCCGACGGGCACTTCGACCTGGTGATGACCTCGATGGCGCTGCACGAGACGCCCCCTGCGGTACGGCGCGGTGCCTTGTCCGAGACGGCGCGGGTGCTGAGGCCGGGGGGAACTTTTTTGCTGGTGGACTGGAGCCGGCCGCGGTTCGGCCTCTGGGGAATCGTCTGGTACCCGCTTTGCCGCTGGGGCGAGCGGAACCGGGACAACTGGAACAACGTCTATCCCCGGCTCTGCCTCGAACGGGGGCTGACCCTGAGGGAGGACGCCTACCTCAATTCCATCGCGCGGCGGCAGGTCTTCGTCAAGGAATCCCAGGGGAGAATGCCCCGGAAGGATGGTTGA
- a CDS encoding 3-methyl-2-oxobutanoate dehydrogenase subunit beta: MMKGNIAIAEAAVRAGVRLYAGYPITPSSEIMEYLSWRLPEVGGAFIQAESELAGINMVIGGASCGVRALTASSGPGISLKQEGISTLSDEELSAVVINVVRYGNGLGTLYSSQCDYNRETRGGGNGDYRCIVLCPSTIPEAVEHVFLAYELAEKYRVVSEIMTEGALGQMMEPVELPDFLEPKRTPWGFDGKYTYKKIGIFDRNSRKEAVELNKKYDAIMRDEQRWQDESLEDADYVLVAYGLPGRSTWGAVRQLRAEGHKVGFIRPITAWPFPENAFKKINPGVKGLISVEANATGQLVDDVALYAKKVLENNVPVYAMTYVYDVPAMKSIKADFHKVASGTATRRY, from the coding sequence ATGATGAAGGGCAACATCGCAATCGCCGAGGCCGCAGTCCGGGCGGGGGTTCGCCTCTACGCGGGCTACCCCATCACCCCCTCTTCGGAGATCATGGAATACCTGTCCTGGCGCCTGCCGGAGGTGGGCGGGGCCTTCATACAGGCGGAGAGCGAATTGGCGGGGATCAACATGGTCATAGGCGGCGCAAGCTGCGGCGTGCGTGCGCTCACGGCCTCCTCCGGCCCCGGCATCAGCCTGAAGCAGGAGGGGATCTCCACGCTGTCGGACGAGGAACTTTCCGCCGTGGTCATCAACGTGGTGCGCTACGGCAACGGGCTCGGCACCCTTTACTCCTCGCAATGCGATTACAACCGGGAGACCCGGGGCGGCGGCAACGGGGACTACCGATGCATCGTCCTCTGCCCGTCCACCATCCCCGAGGCGGTGGAACATGTCTTCCTGGCCTACGAGCTCGCCGAAAAATATCGGGTGGTCTCCGAGATCATGACCGAGGGAGCGCTGGGGCAGATGATGGAACCCGTGGAGCTGCCGGATTTCCTCGAGCCCAAACGGACCCCCTGGGGCTTCGACGGAAAGTACACCTACAAGAAAATAGGCATTTTCGACAGAAACTCCCGCAAGGAAGCCGTGGAGCTGAACAAAAAATACGACGCCATCATGCGGGATGAGCAGCGATGGCAGGACGAATCCCTGGAGGATGCGGATTACGTCCTCGTGGCCTATGGCCTGCCGGGCAGAAGCACGTGGGGGGCCGTGCGTCAGCTCAGGGCGGAGGGACACAAAGTGGGCTTCATCCGCCCCATCACCGCGTGGCCATTCCCGGAAAACGCCTTCAAAAAGATCAATCCCGGGGTGAAGGGGCTGATCTCGGTGGAGGCCAACGCCACCGGCCAGCTGGTGGACGACGTCGCTCTCTACGCCAAGAAGGTTCTGGAGAACAACGTTCCCGTCTATGCGATGACCTACGTCTACGACGTCCCGGCCATGAAGTCCATCAAGGCGGATTTTCACAAGGTCGCCTCGGGCACGGCGACGCGGCGTTACTGA
- a CDS encoding MarR family winged helix-turn-helix transcriptional regulator — protein MKIINETDRDKISYRLLNVMLKLADVQEKVHRYGTDTPLFAAEIHMIKCVKENPDLHMTALAERLGVTRGAVSQIVMKLEEKGMLVKERDEENRVRRVLRLTAGGERAYLFHEALHADFDRLVEGLLLGAPEGGREFLREFLGGLDAVLEETAKA, from the coding sequence ATGAAGATCATCAACGAAACGGACAGGGACAAGATCAGTTATCGGCTGTTGAACGTCATGCTGAAGCTGGCGGATGTGCAGGAGAAGGTGCACCGCTACGGTACCGATACGCCGCTCTTTGCGGCGGAGATCCACATGATCAAGTGCGTGAAGGAGAATCCGGACCTGCACATGACCGCTCTGGCGGAGAGGCTGGGGGTGACCCGGGGCGCCGTATCCCAGATCGTCATGAAGCTGGAGGAAAAGGGAATGCTCGTCAAGGAGCGGGACGAGGAGAACCGTGTCCGCCGCGTCCTGAGGCTGACGGCCGGGGGGGAGAGGGCCTACCTCTTCCACGAGGCGCTCCACGCCGACTTCGACCGGCTCGTCGAGGGGCTTCTGCTGGGGGCCCCCGAGGGAGGAAGGGAGTTTCTCCGCGAGTTTCTGGGAGGGCTGGACGCCGTTTTGGAGGAGACCGCCAAAGCCTGA
- a CDS encoding 4Fe-4S binding protein gives MEVRASRCKQCELCIHSCPRKAIRQATRLNEQGYRPVEIDDALCIGCGICYMTCPDGVYHVLGSVGSEGGSRP, from the coding sequence GTGGAAGTCCGGGCATCCCGATGCAAACAATGCGAGCTGTGCATTCATTCCTGTCCCCGAAAAGCGATCCGGCAGGCCACCCGCCTCAATGAACAGGGGTATCGTCCCGTCGAGATCGACGATGCGCTCTGCATCGGCTGCGGCATCTGTTACATGACCTGCCCCGACGGCGTCTATCACGTTCTCGGGAGCGTCGGGAGCGAAGGAGGATCCAGGCCGTGA
- a CDS encoding thiamine pyrophosphate-dependent enzyme has translation MPVERKVPAIVDKPMNFCPGCGHGIAIRLIAECLEELGQDNNVIFAIGVGCSSNLGGGLTADRLHCSHGRAGAVATGMKRVNPHNVVITYQGDGDAYSIGLAESINAAYRNEKITVVTVNNTNFGMTGGQMSWTTLEGQRTSTSTLGRDCGRTGYPIRFPEMLANEFNIAYAARGSVSSPANIGRLKGYIRKALQAQIAGEGYSIVEVLSPCPINWGLAPYAAMKHIDDVVMKVYPLGEFPIKARARDDRPPLGPVPA, from the coding sequence ATGCCTGTCGAGAGAAAGGTACCCGCCATCGTGGACAAGCCGATGAATTTTTGTCCCGGATGCGGCCATGGAATCGCCATTCGCCTGATTGCCGAGTGTCTGGAGGAACTGGGCCAGGACAACAACGTCATCTTCGCCATAGGAGTGGGCTGTTCCTCCAACCTGGGAGGCGGCCTGACCGCCGACCGTCTCCACTGCTCGCACGGCAGGGCCGGAGCCGTCGCAACGGGGATGAAACGGGTGAACCCGCATAACGTCGTCATCACCTACCAGGGCGACGGCGACGCTTACAGCATCGGCCTCGCGGAGAGCATCAACGCGGCCTACCGCAACGAAAAGATCACCGTCGTCACGGTCAACAACACCAATTTCGGCATGACGGGAGGCCAAATGAGCTGGACGACGCTCGAGGGGCAGAGGACTTCCACCTCCACACTCGGCAGAGACTGCGGCCGGACCGGCTACCCCATTCGTTTTCCGGAGATGCTCGCCAACGAGTTCAACATCGCCTACGCCGCACGGGGCAGCGTCAGCAGCCCCGCCAACATCGGCAGGCTGAAGGGATACATCAGGAAGGCCCTTCAGGCTCAGATCGCCGGGGAGGGGTATTCCATCGTGGAGGTGCTCTCCCCTTGTCCCATCAACTGGGGACTGGCGCCCTACGCCGCCATGAAGCACATCGACGACGTCGTCATGAAGGTCTATCCTCTGGGAGAATTCCCCATCAAGGCCAGGGCCCGGGACGACCGGCCTCCTCTCGGGCCCGTTCCCGCCTGA
- a CDS encoding FmdE family protein, with translation MRHEIDFYWNESVAFHGHACPGLALGCRVAFDAARMLGVDERCGDEEGVCIAETDACGIDAIQSVWGCTMGKGNLLLKPRGKQAFTFYRRGEPEGIRIYWNAPRSDERTREERIEHYLKGPAEELYRTARVAVPAPAAARISPSLSCSACGERTAEPMVRLLEGHPYCLDCFEDPSRILR, from the coding sequence ATGCGACACGAGATCGACTTTTACTGGAACGAATCGGTGGCCTTTCACGGGCATGCCTGTCCGGGCCTGGCCCTGGGCTGCCGGGTAGCCTTCGACGCCGCCAGGATGCTGGGCGTGGACGAGCGGTGCGGGGACGAGGAGGGCGTCTGCATCGCGGAGACGGACGCCTGCGGAATCGACGCGATTCAGTCCGTTTGGGGCTGTACGATGGGCAAGGGCAACCTGCTGCTGAAGCCGAGGGGGAAACAGGCCTTCACGTTCTACCGGAGGGGAGAGCCCGAGGGGATCCGCATCTATTGGAACGCCCCCCGCTCCGACGAGCGCACTCGGGAGGAGAGGATCGAACACTACCTGAAGGGGCCGGCGGAAGAGCTCTACCGAACCGCCCGAGTCGCCGTTCCCGCACCCGCGGCGGCACGCATCAGCCCATCCCTGTCCTGCTCCGCCTGCGGCGAGCGGACGGCCGAGCCGATGGTGCGCCTTCTGGAGGGCCACCCCTACTGTCTGGACTGCTTCGAGGATCCCTCCCGGATCCTGCGTTAG